A portion of the Cryptomeria japonica chromosome 5, Sugi_1.0, whole genome shotgun sequence genome contains these proteins:
- the LOC131043727 gene encoding ATP-dependent DNA helicase pfh1-like produces the protein MIIQGTSGTGKAFLIDCIRQNLNISGSNKTNTLLVLAPTGVAAYNIQGTTIHAGLRIPIKEMHPLIGQALFTFQEHFRHVKCLLIDEMSFLGPKLLLKIDNRLHQAFLDKQHEAFGGLSMILVGDLGQLPPIMDKLAYASHSTALNLWQSFTIVVTLHTIFRQQGTSIKKQEFRSMLQNIRDAQPNKHDWQILMNQTNTNLSLLQQKEFNSSIHLFATNNSTMLHNKRMLKELNLPIALSIAHIAQQTNIEYDNNDQLTLELLLCENQQVMLLANLWIEVGLVNGSIGLVKNIIYEPNTKPPDLPKFVIVRFQIYKGPPWDIVHPNDIPITPIT, from the coding sequence ATGATTATTCAAGGAACATCAGGAACAGGCAAAGCATTCTTGATAGATTGCATCAGACAAAATTTAAATATCTCTGGAAGCAATAAGACAAACACATTATTAGTTCTTGCACCTACAGGTGTTGCTGCTTATAATATTCAAGGAACAACTATTCATGCAGGCCTTCGCATTCCTATAAAAGAAATGCATCCTTTGATAGGGCAAGCATTGTTCACATTCCAAGAGCATTTTAGGCATGTTAAATGTCttctaatagatgaaatgagcttcttGGGTCCTAAATTGCTATTGAAGATTGATAATCGCCTCCACCAAGCATTCCTTGATAAACAACATGAAGCCTTTGGTGGACTCTCCATGATCCTTGTAGGTGACCTTGGACAACTCCCTCCTATAATGGACAAACTAGCTTATGCTTCACACTCTACAGCTCTCAACTTGTGGCAATCATTTACAATAGTTGTAACATTGCATACTATTTTCCGCCAACAAGGTACCTCTATTAAGAAACAAGAATTCAGAAGCATGCTCCAAAACATAAGAGATGCCCAACCTAACAAGCATGACTGGCAGATCTTAATGAACCAAACAAATACAAATCTCTCTCTTTTGCAGCAAAAGGAATTCAACTCatcaatccatttgtttgcaacaaataaCTCGACAATGCTGCACAACAAAAGAATGTTGAAGGAATTAAATTTGCCCATTGCTCTCAGCATTGCACATATTGCACAACAAACTAATATTGAATATGATAACAATGATCAGTTAACATTGGAGCTGCTATTATGTGAAAATCAGCAAGTAATGTTGCTAGCTAACTTATGGATTGAAGTTGGCCTTGTGAATGGTTCCATTGGCCTTGTTAAAAACATTATCTATGAACCCAATACCAAACCACCAGACTTGCCAAAATTTGTTATTGTCCGCTTTCAGATTTATAAAGGCCCTCCATGGGATATAGTGCATCCAAATGACATACCCATTACTCCCATTACCTGA